A region from the Aquimarina sp. ERC-38 genome encodes:
- a CDS encoding SPOR domain-containing protein, translating to MPFLTENELLDYRTQIEEAKQQERVINYTHHKQIEDRKEETQKYKIAAILLGILAIIGIASTIYYQFFNMDHTMIPKEQYFAEIANYQNKITELESTIQELSIKKELAQNTTSSEQPSLNNELVYTVQIGAYRNENMDLSLYSEKFVNFKEIRGEPFNKYAIGNFATLKEAQQFRKQIVKLGLKNAFIASYQDGKRIKIEKTR from the coding sequence ATGCCTTTTTTAACAGAAAATGAACTACTGGATTATCGAACCCAGATTGAAGAAGCAAAGCAACAAGAAAGAGTAATCAACTATACCCATCATAAACAAATTGAAGATCGTAAAGAAGAAACTCAAAAGTATAAAATTGCTGCGATTCTTCTGGGAATTCTGGCTATTATCGGTATTGCCAGCACCATATACTACCAGTTTTTTAATATGGATCATACTATGATTCCAAAAGAACAATACTTTGCGGAAATTGCTAATTATCAAAATAAAATTACAGAGTTAGAATCTACTATCCAAGAGTTATCAATAAAAAAGGAATTGGCTCAGAATACTACAAGTTCTGAACAACCTTCTTTAAATAACGAATTGGTCTACACCGTGCAAATTGGTGCGTACCGTAACGAAAATATGGATTTATCGCTATACTCTGAAAAGTTTGTGAATTTTAAAGAGATACGTGGGGAACCTTTTAATAAATACGCTATTGGTAATTTTGCTACACTTAAAGAAGCGCAGCAATTTAGAAAACAAATAGTAAAATTAGGATTAAAAAATGCTTTTATAGCTTCTTACCAAGACGGAAAGCGTATAAAAATTGAGAAAACAAGATAA
- the hemL gene encoding glutamate-1-semialdehyde 2,1-aminomutase, whose product MTYQRSSALFKAAQQVIPGGVNSPVRAFKAVGGDPIFVKEAKGAYLYDEDGNRLIDYINSWGPMILGHAYPPVVNAVIEKAKQGTSFGMPTQIETEIAELAVSLVPGIDKIRFVNSGTEACMSAVRLARGFTGKDKIIKFAGCYHGHSDSFLIQAGSGAVTFGMPNSPGVTVGTAKDTLLATYNDLESVEKLMQANKGEIACLIIEPVAGNMGCIPPAEGFLQELRALCDENEILLIFDEVMTGFRLALGGVQELYGVTADLVTFGKVIGGGLPVGAFAARKEIMDYLAPIGPVYQAGTLSGNPLAMAAGLAMLTSLKNSPEVFTSLNKKSKYLEEGITKVFYKRKVPHHINRIGSMISVHFTDDPVTDFASAAKGNNKTFNTFFHQLLKNGIYIAPSAFESWFLTDALTYQDLDTTIAVIDKVATEL is encoded by the coding sequence ATAACATATCAAAGAAGTAGTGCGTTATTCAAAGCAGCACAACAAGTAATTCCCGGAGGTGTTAACTCTCCGGTACGAGCCTTTAAAGCAGTAGGAGGGGATCCTATCTTTGTAAAAGAAGCTAAAGGGGCATACTTGTATGATGAAGATGGAAACCGTTTGATAGATTATATTAATTCCTGGGGTCCTATGATTTTGGGACATGCCTATCCTCCGGTGGTCAATGCGGTTATTGAAAAAGCTAAACAAGGAACTAGTTTTGGGATGCCTACGCAAATTGAAACAGAAATTGCCGAATTGGCAGTAAGTCTGGTTCCGGGTATTGATAAAATTCGGTTTGTAAATTCAGGTACTGAGGCTTGTATGAGTGCCGTACGTTTGGCTCGAGGTTTTACTGGAAAAGATAAGATTATAAAGTTTGCCGGTTGTTATCACGGGCATAGTGATTCCTTTCTGATTCAGGCAGGAAGTGGTGCGGTTACCTTTGGAATGCCTAATAGTCCGGGTGTAACGGTAGGAACAGCAAAAGACACCCTACTTGCCACGTACAATGACCTGGAAAGCGTAGAAAAATTAATGCAGGCTAATAAAGGTGAAATTGCTTGTTTAATTATAGAACCGGTAGCCGGTAATATGGGATGTATCCCTCCGGCCGAAGGATTTTTACAAGAGTTAAGAGCCTTGTGTGACGAAAATGAAATACTCTTGATTTTTGATGAAGTGATGACCGGTTTTCGATTAGCGTTAGGGGGAGTACAAGAACTATATGGAGTGACCGCTGACCTGGTTACTTTTGGGAAAGTAATCGGAGGTGGTTTGCCTGTAGGGGCATTTGCTGCCAGAAAAGAAATTATGGATTATCTGGCTCCTATAGGGCCGGTTTACCAGGCAGGTACGCTTAGCGGAAATCCTTTAGCTATGGCCGCAGGCTTGGCAATGCTCACTTCTTTAAAAAATAGTCCTGAAGTATTTACCAGTTTGAATAAAAAGTCCAAATATCTGGAAGAAGGAATAACTAAAGTTTTTTACAAACGCAAAGTACCACATCATATCAACCGGATAGGTTCGATGATATCCGTTCATTTTACCGATGATCCGGTAACTGATTTCGCTTCGGCAGCAAAAGGAAATAATAAGACTTTTAATACTTTCTTTCATCAATTACTGAAAAATGGTATTTACATTGCACCCAGCGCTTTTGAATCCTGGTTCCTGACAGATGCTTTGACTTATCAAGACCTGGATACCACCATAGCGGTAATAGATAAAGTAGCTACCGAACTTTAA
- a CDS encoding glucosaminidase domain-containing protein, giving the protein MNKLKFLKYIGVGLILLSCGGNKKAITSTSRKELPVRTKEIQREVRVRKEVSKPKAVPLPATSYNTKVQQYINAYSRTAQDEMATYGIPASITLAQGILESGAGYGELTSRANNHFGIKCHGWTGDRVYHDDDLSQECFRKYNDPSESFRDHSLFLKNRKRYAKLFTYRKDDYRAWAKGLKAAGYATDPKYPAKLISIIERFGLATYDKPRTVDIVTETPAIVEAPTPVPVPEKTVGEANTSVQPVPAKTTETTNKNEQYEEYKVESGDTLYSIAKRFDMEVSLLKAINELTDNTISIGQVLKLKQTESEFDEF; this is encoded by the coding sequence ATGAACAAATTGAAATTTTTAAAATATATAGGAGTAGGTTTGATACTACTTTCCTGTGGGGGAAATAAAAAAGCAATTACATCAACCTCTCGTAAAGAATTGCCAGTCAGGACTAAAGAAATTCAGAGAGAGGTAAGGGTTCGTAAAGAAGTGTCAAAACCTAAAGCGGTACCTTTACCCGCTACTTCTTATAATACAAAAGTACAACAATATATCAACGCTTACAGTCGTACTGCGCAGGATGAAATGGCAACCTATGGCATTCCGGCAAGTATTACCTTGGCACAGGGAATATTAGAATCAGGTGCGGGATATGGCGAATTAACAAGCCGGGCAAATAATCATTTTGGGATAAAATGTCATGGTTGGACCGGAGACCGGGTGTATCACGATGATGACTTGTCGCAGGAGTGTTTTAGAAAATACAACGACCCTAGTGAATCATTTAGGGACCACTCTCTATTCCTTAAAAACCGAAAACGCTATGCCAAATTGTTTACGTATAGAAAAGATGATTACCGGGCATGGGCCAAAGGTTTAAAAGCAGCAGGTTATGCAACAGATCCCAAATATCCGGCAAAATTAATAAGTATTATCGAACGCTTTGGCTTAGCTACTTACGATAAACCTCGAACCGTAGATATAGTAACAGAAACACCTGCTATTGTTGAAGCACCTACACCGGTACCGGTTCCTGAAAAAACAGTTGGGGAAGCAAATACAAGCGTACAACCGGTTCCTGCAAAAACTACAGAAACTACCAATAAGAATGAACAATACGAAGAATATAAGGTAGAAAGTGGAGACACCTTATATTCCATTGCCAAACGCTTTGATATGGAAGTAAGCCTTTTAAAAGCAATCAACGAATTAACAGATAATACAATTTCTATAGGCCAGGTTTTAAAACTAAAACAAACCGAAAGCGAATTTGATGAATTTTAA
- a CDS encoding 1-aminocyclopropane-1-carboxylate deaminase/D-cysteine desulfhydrase: MVNLSFFEQNPTVPQTQLRSDFLDKHKITLTVIREDCIDKEVSGNKFRKLKYNFKEAIKGNYKSILTFGGAYSNHIAAVAKAGNICNIPTIGVIRGEELGKNLKHTLLKNTTLAKAKEYGMQFKFISREQYRAKNDQNFLQQLKNEFPQAYIIPEGGTNQLAVKGCQEILPKENKADFICASVGTGGTLAGLCNSSNPLQKVIGFPALKGTFVSAEIGTWTRKNNWELVTSYHFGGYGKVTDELITFMNAFYKAYGILLDPIYTGKLFYGIFDMIRNGYFKKNTRIFAIHTGGLQGIVAMNQKLAAKNKPLILTQSE, encoded by the coding sequence ATGGTGAACTTGTCTTTCTTTGAACAAAACCCAACGGTTCCTCAAACTCAATTACGGTCAGATTTTTTGGATAAGCATAAAATTACTTTAACCGTTATACGGGAAGATTGCATTGATAAAGAAGTGTCAGGAAATAAATTCCGTAAATTAAAGTATAATTTTAAAGAAGCTATTAAAGGTAATTATAAAAGTATACTAACCTTTGGCGGAGCCTATAGCAATCATATTGCAGCCGTAGCCAAAGCAGGAAACATTTGTAATATACCCACTATCGGAGTAATCCGTGGAGAAGAATTAGGAAAAAACCTTAAGCACACTCTTTTAAAAAACACAACTTTAGCAAAAGCTAAAGAGTACGGAATGCAGTTTAAATTTATTTCTCGCGAACAATATAGAGCGAAAAATGACCAAAATTTCTTACAACAATTAAAGAATGAATTTCCTCAGGCTTATATCATTCCCGAAGGCGGAACGAATCAATTAGCGGTAAAAGGCTGTCAGGAAATTCTTCCTAAAGAAAACAAGGCTGATTTTATCTGTGCTTCGGTGGGAACCGGAGGTACATTAGCCGGTCTCTGTAATAGTAGCAACCCTTTACAAAAGGTAATAGGTTTTCCGGCTTTAAAAGGAACCTTTGTATCTGCTGAAATTGGTACATGGACAAGGAAAAATAACTGGGAATTGGTTACGTCCTATCACTTCGGGGGATATGGAAAAGTGACGGATGAGCTTATAACCTTTATGAATGCTTTTTATAAAGCGTACGGTATATTGTTAGATCCGATCTATACAGGTAAACTATTTTACGGAATTTTTGATATGATCCGGAATGGTTATTTTAAGAAAAATACTCGTATTTTTGCAATTCACACAGGCGGATTACAAGGTATTGTGGCAATGAATCAAAAATTGGCAGCTAAGAATAAACCGCTTATTTTGACACAATCAGAATGA
- a CDS encoding DUF5522 domain-containing protein codes for MNRSKKVPKPEEGDFYLTPEGYRCFTEQYHLKRGYCCESGCRHCPYGYNKKTNSYS; via the coding sequence ATGAACCGTTCAAAAAAAGTACCAAAACCTGAAGAAGGTGATTTTTATTTGACCCCGGAAGGATATCGTTGCTTTACGGAACAATATCACCTGAAACGTGGTTATTGTTGTGAAAGTGGTTGCCGTCATTGCCCGTATGGTTATAATAAAAAGACCAATAGCTATTCTTAA
- a CDS encoding DUF4136 domain-containing protein, translating to MKRLVTLLTIFAAFVLTSCSTVRVASDFDRQVNFQNYRTFAFFKPGIDKADISDLDKKRILRAIEGDLIAKGFVKSENPDMLVSIFTKTQKNVNVYNNNFNVGWGYGWGWSPWFWGGNFNNVSQVTEGTLYIDFIDSRKKELIWQGMGTSALTTQIDKKQEKMNEIVSAILEKYPPEQRRPL from the coding sequence ATGAAGAGGTTAGTTACTTTATTAACAATTTTTGCGGCTTTTGTTTTGACATCTTGTAGTACGGTGCGGGTGGCTTCCGATTTTGACCGACAGGTGAACTTTCAAAATTATAGAACTTTTGCTTTTTTTAAACCGGGGATTGATAAAGCAGATATTAGTGACCTGGATAAAAAAAGAATTTTACGGGCAATTGAAGGCGATCTGATAGCTAAAGGTTTTGTAAAATCTGAGAACCCGGATATGTTAGTCAGTATTTTTACAAAAACTCAGAAAAATGTAAATGTATATAATAACAACTTTAACGTAGGTTGGGGTTACGGATGGGGATGGAGTCCTTGGTTCTGGGGTGGTAATTTTAATAATGTGTCGCAGGTAACTGAAGGTACGTTGTATATTGATTTCATCGATTCTCGTAAAAAGGAACTAATTTGGCAAGGTATGGGTACTTCTGCCCTTACTACGCAGATTGATAAAAAGCAGGAAAAAATGAACGAAATTGTTTCAGCAATTTTAGAAAAATATCCGCCGGAGCAACGACGACCTTTATAA
- a CDS encoding DUF4230 domain-containing protein: MRNFFLGCLLTFISAFAIYHFIENKKSRITQIESTELLLHQINNVGKLIVTEGHFSEVITYKDAKKLYMDFLTAEKKAIVVVNAKATVSYDLHQIKHTIDTKNKTVTLTEIPKAELQIDPKITYHDMQQDYLNRFTPEDHNTIRKQLELRLQKKIEQSTLLKNAENRLLSELQKIYLLTSSLDWTLQYNGKTIKTTEDLIL; this comes from the coding sequence ATGCGGAATTTCTTTTTAGGTTGTTTACTGACTTTTATTTCGGCTTTTGCAATCTATCATTTTATTGAAAATAAAAAATCTCGTATTACTCAAATTGAGTCTACCGAATTACTACTGCATCAGATTAATAATGTTGGTAAACTTATAGTAACCGAAGGGCATTTTTCTGAGGTAATTACTTATAAGGATGCTAAAAAGTTATACATGGACTTTTTGACCGCTGAAAAGAAGGCAATAGTGGTGGTTAATGCGAAAGCAACGGTTTCTTATGACCTTCATCAGATTAAACATACCATAGATACTAAAAATAAAACAGTAACCCTTACTGAAATCCCAAAAGCGGAATTACAAATTGACCCGAAAATCACTTATCATGATATGCAACAGGATTATTTAAACCGATTCACCCCAGAGGATCACAATACAATTCGGAAGCAACTGGAACTGCGACTTCAAAAGAAAATCGAACAATCTACTTTACTTAAAAATGCAGAAAATCGATTGTTAAGTGAATTGCAAAAGATATATTTACTAACCAGTTCACTGGATTGGACGCTTCAATATAACGGAAAAACAATCAAAACTACAGAAGATTTAATTTTGTAA
- a CDS encoding ABC transporter ATP-binding protein, which translates to MIKINFRKKIHTVEGLLDLNISTYVPKASFISIYGESGSGKTTILRILAGLQVPDDGTITVDKVSWYHSQDRIFLSPQKRNIGYVSQKYLLFPSMTVRQNLEYAKQHTNSNTDIYTLLKVIDLEKLQDKKATQLSGGQQQRVAFARALVQKPKILLLDEPFSALDIGIRNKMHVFLKTFQKENNTTILMASHDREEVCKMSDQIWLLQKGRIIKEAPPLELLTNMVAGQTHILKGTVLKIIDQTTIIIQIGENSISYQTKSADRTKYQIGDMIFWNTLKNQIETSQE; encoded by the coding sequence ATGATTAAAATAAACTTCCGGAAAAAAATCCATACAGTAGAAGGCTTGCTTGACCTAAATATCTCAACCTATGTACCCAAAGCTTCATTTATTAGTATATACGGGGAATCAGGTTCAGGTAAAACGACGATTTTGCGAATTCTAGCAGGCTTACAAGTTCCTGATGATGGTACTATCACTGTAGATAAAGTTAGTTGGTACCACAGTCAAGATCGTATTTTTTTATCACCACAAAAGCGGAACATTGGTTATGTTTCTCAAAAATACTTGTTATTTCCATCAATGACGGTTCGTCAAAACCTGGAATATGCTAAACAACATACTAATTCTAATACTGATATTTATACATTATTAAAGGTTATTGATTTAGAGAAGCTTCAGGATAAAAAAGCAACTCAGCTTTCAGGAGGACAACAACAGCGGGTAGCCTTTGCAAGGGCTTTAGTTCAAAAACCTAAAATATTATTACTGGATGAACCTTTTTCTGCTTTGGATATTGGAATACGAAATAAAATGCATGTGTTTCTCAAGACATTTCAGAAAGAAAATAACACCACCATACTGATGGCCAGTCACGACCGTGAAGAAGTTTGTAAGATGTCCGATCAAATATGGCTACTTCAAAAAGGGCGTATTATAAAAGAAGCCCCACCTTTAGAATTATTGACTAATATGGTTGCCGGGCAAACCCATATCTTAAAAGGAACAGTATTAAAAATTATAGATCAAACCACCATCATTATTCAAATCGGGGAAAACAGTATTTCATATCAAACCAAATCTGCGGATAGAACAAAATATCAAATAGGAGATATGATCTTTTGGAATACCTTAAAAAATCAAATAGAAACGTCACAAGAATAA
- the modB gene encoding molybdate ABC transporter permease subunit: MDWTPIVLTFKLAVLTTAILLVIAVPFSYWLAINNSRLKVVISALVSMPLVLPPTVLGFYLLLLLSPESLPGKWYLNLTNQSLVFSFTGLLIGSVIYSLPFMINPIRSGFASLPRELSEAAYVLGKSKFNVIIKVLLPAIKPALLTGIILTFAHTLGEFGVVLMIGGSIPNETRVVSIAIYDLVETLQYEQAHIYSLFLFGVSFIILLAVQGVNSGFLKRFWR, encoded by the coding sequence ATGGATTGGACTCCGATTGTACTTACTTTTAAATTGGCAGTACTCACTACAGCAATTTTATTAGTGATTGCTGTACCATTTAGTTATTGGTTAGCTATAAATAACTCCCGGTTAAAAGTAGTTATTTCAGCTTTAGTAAGTATGCCTTTAGTCTTACCGCCTACGGTGTTAGGTTTCTATCTACTACTTCTGTTAAGTCCCGAATCTCTACCTGGTAAATGGTACCTGAATCTAACTAATCAGTCCCTGGTTTTTTCCTTTACCGGACTCTTAATTGGATCTGTAATATATAGTTTACCCTTCATGATCAATCCAATACGGTCGGGTTTTGCGAGTTTACCAAGGGAATTATCAGAAGCAGCGTATGTATTAGGAAAATCCAAATTCAACGTAATAATAAAAGTACTCTTACCCGCTATCAAACCTGCGTTACTTACCGGAATCATTTTAACCTTTGCACATACTTTAGGAGAATTTGGGGTAGTATTGATGATAGGAGGGAGCATCCCAAACGAAACCCGGGTGGTATCTATCGCTATCTATGACCTGGTGGAAACCTTACAATATGAACAAGCGCATATTTATTCCTTGTTTCTTTTTGGTGTTAGTTTTATCATCTTGTTAGCGGTACAAGGGGTAAATTCCGGATTTTTAAAACGTTTCTGGAGATGA
- the modA gene encoding molybdate ABC transporter substrate-binding protein — MTIIRIFFKYQILSFIIFLFIGCQSNKKEEVLRIATASNTQFVIKKLIKKFTNKTGITCELIVGSSGKHTAQILQGAPYHLFLSADQQYPQTIYKKGMTNQPPVTYAYGQLVLWSTNKKINVTPDELTHPMIKRIVIPNPEVAPYGSAAIAFLKHQSLYEKVKSKLVYAESISQANHFILTGAVSIGFTSLSTVLAKDIETKGTWIKLPDTSYPPIAQDLVITTKEEVPVQNAQKFINFILSEEAGIILKDFGYLLPTR, encoded by the coding sequence ATGACCATTATCCGGATTTTTTTTAAATACCAAATCCTGAGTTTTATAATTTTTCTTTTTATCGGGTGTCAATCTAATAAAAAAGAGGAAGTTTTACGAATTGCAACCGCCTCAAATACGCAATTCGTAATTAAAAAACTAATTAAAAAATTTACTAACAAGACAGGGATTACTTGTGAACTGATTGTTGGTTCTTCCGGAAAACATACGGCTCAAATACTTCAAGGAGCGCCTTATCACCTTTTTTTATCCGCAGATCAGCAATACCCTCAGACTATTTATAAAAAAGGTATGACCAATCAGCCCCCGGTAACCTATGCCTACGGTCAGTTAGTATTATGGAGTACCAATAAAAAAATAAACGTAACTCCGGACGAACTGACTCACCCAATGATTAAACGTATTGTCATACCAAACCCGGAGGTGGCCCCATATGGAAGTGCAGCGATTGCTTTTTTAAAGCATCAAAGCTTATACGAAAAAGTAAAGTCGAAGCTGGTTTATGCTGAAAGTATATCCCAGGCAAATCATTTTATCTTAACAGGAGCCGTTAGTATAGGTTTCACCTCTCTCTCCACGGTACTGGCAAAAGATATTGAAACAAAAGGAACATGGATCAAACTGCCAGATACCAGTTACCCGCCTATTGCGCAGGACCTTGTAATAACTACAAAGGAGGAGGTACCCGTACAAAATGCTCAAAAATTTATTAATTTCATTTTATCTGAAGAAGCCGGGATTATTTTAAAAGATTTTGGATATTTACTACCAACCCGATAG
- a CDS encoding single-stranded DNA-binding protein, with product MGHLGQDPEILQLESGKKLAKFSLATNDYYYNKSGDKVEDTQWHNIVAWGKTADIIEKYVNKGQEVAVDGKLTSRSYEDKDGIKRYITEIVCKEFLMLGSR from the coding sequence ATCGGACACCTGGGACAAGATCCTGAAATTTTACAACTAGAATCCGGAAAGAAACTTGCTAAATTCTCCTTAGCCACGAATGATTACTATTATAATAAAAGCGGTGATAAAGTGGAAGATACTCAATGGCATAATATTGTAGCCTGGGGTAAAACTGCAGATATCATTGAAAAATATGTAAACAAAGGACAGGAAGTTGCCGTAGATGGTAAACTTACTTCTAGAAGCTATGAAGATAAAGACGGTATTAAACGTTATATCACCGAAATCGTATGTAAAGAATTTCTAATGTTAGGGAGTAGGTAA
- a CDS encoding TetR/AcrR family transcriptional regulator: MVIEGRKLEIIEAAAILFKEKGFSAVTMRDLATAMGIKAASLYNHITSKQEILSLIIIRLAETFTEGMNTIVNSDLSPIEKIEKIIRLHIEITLTNADGLASLNNDWMHLEEKNLEYFKNMRVAYEENFRSIIVDGVQEGTIQPYDIEIMVFSTLSTLRTLYLWYPNQKDINPEILKNNMIAVLLKGIL, encoded by the coding sequence ATGGTAATAGAAGGAAGAAAACTAGAAATAATTGAAGCAGCTGCTATTTTATTTAAAGAAAAAGGGTTTAGTGCAGTTACAATGCGGGATCTTGCTACTGCCATGGGGATCAAAGCGGCAAGTTTATACAATCATATTACCTCAAAACAGGAGATTTTATCTCTAATCATCATAAGGTTAGCCGAAACTTTTACGGAAGGAATGAATACTATTGTGAACTCTGATTTAAGTCCGATAGAAAAAATTGAAAAAATCATTCGCCTACATATAGAAATTACCCTCACTAATGCAGACGGATTAGCTTCTTTAAATAACGACTGGATGCACCTGGAAGAAAAAAACCTGGAGTATTTTAAAAACATGCGGGTAGCCTACGAAGAAAATTTCCGGTCTATTATTGTAGATGGAGTACAGGAAGGGACTATTCAACCTTACGATATTGAAATTATGGTTTTTTCTACCTTATCTACTTTACGTACCCTCTATCTGTGGTACCCGAATCAAAAAGATATCAATCCTGAAATTTTAAAGAATAACATGATTGCCGTCTTATTAAAAGGTATCTTATAA
- a CDS encoding META domain-containing protein, which yields MKNLVIGILSLFLAKDCNSSNSQVREVAETTIEKQATTPEKPTQITGVVYKVMQLQTKSLTTNQPTVRMLPSENSVSGNSGCNSYTVSYTKEGDQYNFGYPMATKIFCEGSSESEFFTTLREIKTITQTKNKMIAQSKEGKILFEAVAIKN from the coding sequence ATGAAAAATTTAGTTATCGGAATTTTAAGTCTTTTTCTGGCAAAAGATTGTAATTCTTCTAATAGCCAGGTGAGGGAAGTTGCGGAGACTACTATTGAAAAACAAGCTACAACTCCTGAGAAACCTACCCAAATAACAGGTGTTGTATATAAAGTAATGCAATTACAAACAAAAAGTTTAACTACGAATCAACCTACAGTGCGAATGCTCCCTTCTGAAAATTCAGTTTCCGGAAATTCAGGTTGTAATTCGTATACGGTTTCTTATACTAAAGAAGGTGATCAGTACAATTTCGGATATCCTATGGCTACTAAGATATTTTGTGAAGGAAGTTCTGAAAGCGAGTTTTTTACCACACTTAGAGAAATTAAAACGATTACTCAAACTAAAAACAAAATGATAGCACAAAGTAAAGAAGGAAAAATCTTATTTGAAGCAGTTGCTATTAAAAACTAA
- a CDS encoding T9SS type A sorting domain-containing protein, protein MKILYFITGCLLFLLPESIEAQITNIPPQSFTSQLKSNVSIPIIEMPSFDLEKLKAEDQVNDQKANKVFRFGYEHKVAIDLKSKGNLTKLANGDKIWRLRIFSKGAKTLNFVFDQYRLPEGATLHLYNLDKSFVLGAYTNKMNNKNNSLGTWLAEGDMITLEYFVPATAKSEGLLHLGSVVHGYRSVTDTNLQQKNLNASGNCNQDVNCEIGNDFEARRDVLKQSVALIISPIGSFCTGTLINNTENDKAPYLLTAFHCGGGEANWSFRFNWISENTVCATDQENIDNGPDNFYQTTSGSERLALSEESDMRLIRITGGLDDRWNLTWAGWDRSGDVPDYTVSIHHPRGDIMKISRDNESPVKSRASIDRQSSEVWRTDDWDIGVTEKGSSGSALFDQNGRIIGQLFGGGAFCDGLSDNNEPDVFGRFDVSWDFGTTEASRLSDWLDPINTGVEVLDELIQISSLTVDDLEPTDQKIVIYPNPVKEVLFIENNTIKNLTYQLYNVTGQLVASKRLIGITSGIPTAGFTPGMYFLKLIDSSNQLVLHKKIVVK, encoded by the coding sequence ATGAAAATTCTATATTTTATTACCGGCTGTTTACTGTTTTTATTACCGGAAAGTATAGAAGCACAAATAACCAATATTCCTCCTCAAAGTTTTACTTCTCAATTGAAATCAAATGTTTCAATTCCGATTATAGAAATGCCATCTTTTGATTTGGAAAAACTTAAAGCTGAAGATCAAGTAAACGATCAAAAGGCAAATAAAGTTTTTAGGTTTGGGTATGAACATAAGGTAGCAATTGATTTAAAAAGTAAGGGGAATTTAACCAAATTAGCAAATGGGGATAAAATCTGGAGACTTCGTATATTTTCAAAAGGTGCAAAAACTTTAAACTTTGTATTCGACCAATATCGTTTGCCTGAAGGTGCCACCTTACATCTTTACAATCTGGACAAAAGTTTTGTGTTGGGCGCCTACACAAATAAAATGAACAATAAAAACAATAGTCTAGGTACCTGGCTTGCAGAAGGAGATATGATTACTTTGGAATATTTTGTGCCTGCCACTGCAAAAAGTGAAGGTCTGCTTCATTTAGGGAGCGTAGTTCATGGGTATCGAAGTGTAACCGATACGAACTTACAGCAAAAAAACCTGAATGCTTCCGGAAATTGCAACCAAGATGTCAATTGTGAAATCGGAAATGATTTTGAAGCAAGGAGGGATGTTTTAAAACAATCAGTTGCGTTAATTATCTCACCTATTGGTAGTTTTTGCACAGGTACATTAATTAACAATACCGAAAATGATAAAGCCCCCTATTTGTTAACCGCTTTTCATTGTGGGGGAGGAGAGGCAAACTGGTCGTTTCGCTTTAACTGGATTAGTGAGAACACGGTATGTGCAACGGATCAGGAAAATATTGATAACGGACCTGATAATTTTTATCAGACTACGAGCGGGTCAGAACGTTTAGCTTTAAGCGAAGAGTCTGATATGCGTTTAATACGAATTACCGGTGGGTTAGATGATCGATGGAACCTGACTTGGGCGGGATGGGACCGATCCGGAGATGTGCCGGATTATACCGTAAGCATCCATCATCCGCGCGGAGATATTATGAAAATAAGTCGGGATAATGAATCACCCGTCAAAAGCAGAGCAAGTATTGACAGACAGAGTTCAGAAGTTTGGAGGACTGATGATTGGGATATCGGAGTTACTGAAAAAGGTTCTTCCGGTTCGGCGTTATTTGATCAGAACGGTCGTATTATAGGACAACTATTTGGAGGTGGGGCTTTTTGCGACGGATTAAGTGATAATAATGAACCGGATGTATTCGGAAGGTTTGATGTATCTTGGGATTTTGGTACAACTGAAGCTTCGCGTCTATCAGACTGGTTAGACCCTATCAACACCGGGGTTGAAGTATTAGACGAATTAATCCAGATATCAAGTTTAACGGTTGACGACTTAGAGCCAACCGATCAAAAAATTGTAATCTATCCTAACCCGGTAAAAGAAGTATTGTTTATAGAAAATAACACCATAAAAAATCTTACCTATCAACTCTATAACGTAACTGGTCAATTAGTAGCTAGTAAAAGATTGATAGGAATCACTTCAGGAATTCCTACGGCTGGGTTTACGCCCGGAATGTATTTTCTCAAATTGATAGATTCTTCTAATCAATTAGTATTGCATAAGAAAATTGTAGTGAAGTAA